A genomic region of Ignavibacteria bacterium contains the following coding sequences:
- a CDS encoding PorV/PorQ family protein, with product MKSKLILTISLSILFFQSIETKAQLLPVLGGQRAGISTMQFLKIGVGGRAIGMGESFIAVANDASALYWNPAGIVQFYDHQVMFSHTEWVADIKHEFAGYVHHLSDVDAVGISFTSLHMDDMKVTTELMPFGTGEYFSFGDIAIGLSYAHKFTEQFSFGFTIKYARETLDKLYMDGFLVDLGTYYWTGLGTSRFSVSVTNFGGNMAPRGEVTLLNGKKITEFQSFSPPTMFRIGFAVEPVYNETHKLTTSIQINHPNDNSENLALGLEYSWQNLFFLRGGYKLNVDEQRFAFGAGVKAPISFANLSFDYAYNSFTRLGSTHRFSIILGI from the coding sequence ATGAAATCTAAATTAATCTTAACTATATCTTTATCAATTTTATTCTTCCAATCGATAGAAACTAAAGCTCAACTTCTCCCAGTTCTTGGTGGGCAAAGAGCTGGAATTTCAACAATGCAATTTCTAAAAATTGGAGTTGGTGGTCGAGCAATAGGAATGGGGGAATCTTTTATCGCTGTTGCAAATGATGCTTCAGCTCTTTATTGGAATCCTGCTGGAATAGTTCAATTTTATGATCATCAAGTTATGTTTTCTCACACTGAATGGGTTGCAGATATTAAACACGAATTTGCAGGTTATGTCCATCATTTGTCCGATGTTGATGCAGTCGGAATTTCTTTTACATCATTGCATATGGATGATATGAAAGTCACAACCGAGCTTATGCCTTTTGGAACAGGTGAATATTTTTCCTTTGGTGATATTGCTATTGGGTTGAGTTATGCTCATAAATTTACTGAACAATTTAGTTTTGGCTTTACTATCAAATATGCACGAGAAACTTTAGATAAATTATATATGGATGGTTTCTTAGTTGATCTTGGAACTTACTATTGGACTGGATTAGGCACATCGAGATTTTCTGTTTCGGTTACAAACTTTGGTGGAAATATGGCCCCTAGAGGAGAAGTAACTTTGTTGAATGGTAAAAAGATCACCGAATTTCAATCTTTTTCTCCACCGACTATGTTTAGAATTGGTTTTGCTGTTGAGCCCGTTTATAATGAAACTCATAAACTGACTACTTCAATTCAAATAAATCATCCAAATGATAATTCAGAAAATCTCGCTCTTGGGTTGGAATATTCCTGGCAGAATTTATTTTTCCTTCGTGGTGGATACAAACTTAATGTAGATGAACAAAGATTTGCATTTGGTGCCGGTGTGAAGGCTCCAATATCTTTTGCTAATCTCTCTTTTGATTATGCTTATAACAGCTTCACACGACTTGGCAGTACTCACAGATTCTCAATAATCTTAGGAATATGA
- a CDS encoding TonB-dependent receptor — translation MKKFLILFVLINSILWSQEKATLTGKVTDAKTGEPLPGVNVVIKGTYYGAATDINGNYIIRDLNPGTYNIDVSLIGYKLVQFTGVKINPGERKVLNVKMEETVLTLGSEVVVIGEKPLIDVEETSSKKSISKEDIEVALVENVKDVVTQQAGVVYSDNAVHIRGGRSYENAFLLDGVSIQDPLAGTGFGLQLSASSIEEVEVITGGFNAEFGQATSGVINVRTREGGRDFHGNFSWKKDNFGFNKNSSYSFNTDIIEASLSGPEPITTYILPSLGVKIPGEITFYGNFYGGFSDGITQGWVKTKAKKLYSSIFYGSRFALRQENSWFWLGKLTYKISPTIKLSYSFNQSVSINQNSQSLQTNLEYVEPSPGYQYEFQYNLDNANVYTHNNIFHIFSLTHTLSAKTFYEVKFSRFFTHLRADANGLYWKDYQEPKDITNPPLEYYNTNRDTIGVIPGDGFWDFGNPFTWHDHHVEEYNLKFDLTTLFTEKSKFKTGFDLSVREMQLVDIYKPWIGELGLNNDIYKVYPAQGAFYAQNNINFSGMILNFGLRFDFWFPGKFVDDAVNNPDVITIPDEVRKRYMDHTFNVFGRRMKARLSPRLGISHPISDNQTLFFSYGHFSKWPRPQFVYAKLTPAAAKSSFQKFGNPDLNPETTVAYELGIRNQFSLDDVFTLTAYYKDIFDYVSTRTARIQNPRLGSSNFITYVNQDYARSRGIEVEYRKRIGRWFNGSINASYSIATGKSSSADEGVLVLRGDLDESIKEDYMIWDRPIQASLNLNFYVEKNKPLFGFGRGVLDDYNLYIRVFYQSGKRYTPYYFTGQYLEDGRPVYTIDRKNRNGAIGKNWFWVDMNFEKFVTISNWKFSIRIEVNNVFDFKNSAIINPVTGRAYEYGDPTPLSWNDPLYPSYQAPLDPYPYNPARYLTRRNVKAGITLRF, via the coding sequence ATGAAGAAGTTTTTAATTTTATTTGTACTTATAAATTCCATACTTTGGTCTCAAGAAAAAGCAACACTTACAGGTAAGGTGACCGATGCGAAAACAGGTGAACCGCTTCCAGGAGTTAATGTTGTAATCAAAGGAACCTATTATGGAGCTGCAACAGATATTAATGGAAATTACATTATTAGAGATTTAAATCCTGGAACATATAATATTGATGTCTCGCTGATTGGTTACAAGCTTGTTCAATTTACTGGAGTAAAAATTAATCCAGGTGAAAGAAAAGTATTAAATGTTAAGATGGAAGAAACAGTTTTAACTCTTGGCAGTGAAGTCGTTGTCATTGGTGAAAAACCTTTGATTGATGTTGAAGAAACTTCGAGCAAAAAATCAATTTCAAAAGAAGATATTGAAGTTGCTTTGGTTGAAAATGTGAAGGATGTTGTTACTCAACAAGCCGGGGTTGTTTATTCAGACAATGCTGTGCACATTCGCGGCGGTCGATCTTATGAAAATGCTTTCTTGCTAGATGGTGTTTCTATTCAGGATCCATTGGCAGGAACTGGATTTGGACTTCAACTCAGTGCATCATCAATTGAAGAGGTTGAAGTTATTACTGGTGGTTTTAATGCAGAATTCGGACAGGCAACCTCCGGTGTAATTAATGTAAGAACCCGAGAAGGCGGTAGAGATTTTCACGGAAATTTTTCCTGGAAAAAGGATAATTTTGGTTTCAACAAAAATTCGAGTTACTCTTTCAATACTGATATCATTGAAGCGAGTTTATCTGGACCTGAACCAATCACAACATATATTTTACCATCGCTGGGAGTCAAAATTCCGGGTGAGATCACATTTTATGGAAACTTTTACGGCGGTTTCAGTGATGGTATAACTCAGGGTTGGGTGAAAACAAAAGCAAAGAAATTATATTCCTCAATATTTTACGGTTCGAGGTTTGCACTACGTCAGGAAAACAGCTGGTTCTGGTTAGGAAAATTAACTTATAAAATCAGTCCAACAATAAAGTTATCTTATTCATTCAATCAATCTGTGAGTATTAATCAGAATTCTCAATCACTTCAAACAAATCTTGAGTATGTTGAGCCAAGCCCAGGCTATCAATACGAATTTCAATACAATTTAGATAATGCAAATGTTTATACTCATAATAATATCTTTCACATTTTTAGTTTAACTCATACTTTAAGTGCAAAGACATTTTATGAAGTAAAGTTCTCAAGATTTTTTACTCACCTTCGAGCTGATGCGAATGGACTTTACTGGAAAGATTATCAAGAACCAAAAGATATAACAAATCCGCCTCTTGAATATTATAATACAAATAGAGACACAATAGGAGTAATTCCAGGTGATGGTTTCTGGGATTTTGGAAATCCATTTACCTGGCATGATCACCATGTTGAAGAATATAATTTGAAATTTGATTTAACGACTCTCTTCACAGAAAAAAGTAAATTCAAAACAGGTTTCGATTTAAGTGTCCGTGAAATGCAGCTTGTAGATATTTATAAACCGTGGATTGGTGAACTTGGTTTGAATAATGATATTTATAAAGTATATCCAGCTCAAGGTGCTTTTTATGCACAGAATAACATTAATTTTAGCGGAATGATATTAAACTTTGGCCTTCGATTTGACTTCTGGTTCCCTGGAAAGTTTGTTGATGATGCTGTGAATAATCCAGATGTAATTACAATTCCAGATGAAGTTCGAAAGCGATATATGGATCATACATTTAATGTATTTGGCAGAAGAATGAAAGCTCGATTGAGCCCACGACTCGGAATCTCGCATCCGATATCTGATAATCAAACATTATTCTTTAGTTATGGACATTTCAGTAAATGGCCTCGACCGCAATTTGTCTATGCTAAGTTAACTCCAGCTGCTGCAAAATCATCATTCCAGAAGTTTGGAAATCCTGATTTGAATCCTGAAACAACTGTAGCTTACGAACTTGGAATTCGAAATCAATTTTCTCTTGATGATGTGTTTACATTGACAGCATATTATAAAGATATTTTTGATTATGTTTCAACCAGGACTGCTCGAATTCAAAATCCAAGACTCGGTTCAAGTAATTTTATTACTTATGTGAATCAAGATTACGCTCGTTCACGTGGAATTGAAGTAGAATATCGAAAAAGAATTGGCAGATGGTTCAATGGTTCTATCAATGCTTCTTATTCAATTGCAACAGGTAAAAGTTCAAGTGCCGATGAAGGTGTGCTTGTCTTAAGAGGTGATCTCGATGAATCAATTAAAGAAGATTATATGATCTGGGATAGACCAATTCAGGCATCATTGAATTTAAATTTCTATGTCGAAAAGAATAAACCACTATTCGGCTTTGGACGCGGCGTTCTGGATGATTATAATCTTTATATTAGAGTCTTCTATCAATCCGGCAAAAGATATACTCCTTATTATTTTACCGGACAATATCTTGAAGATGGCAGACCTGTTTATACAATTGATAGAAAAAACCGAAATGGAGCAATAGGAAAGAATTGGTTCTGGGTTGATATGAATTTTGAAAAGTTCGTAACTATTTCAAACTGGAAATTCTCAATTCGCATCGAAGTGAATAATGTTTTCGACTTTAAGAATTCAGCAATAATAAATCCTGTAACAGGCAGAGCCTATGAGTATGGTGATCCAACTCCGCTTAGCTGGAATGATCCATTGTATCCAAGTTATCAAGCACCGCTTGATCCTTATCCATACAATCCAGCTCGATATCTAACTCGCAGAAATGTAAAAGCAGGTATTACTTTGAGGTTTTAA